Proteins found in one Aethina tumida isolate Nest 87 chromosome 1, icAetTumi1.1, whole genome shotgun sequence genomic segment:
- the LOC109609281 gene encoding uncharacterized protein LOC109609281 produces the protein MTNNALQCIVKIGTKIGKYNITQIIDNMDDAMKDKLRFGDLKLYIQYIEKQYNVLQERIEGYENQRCTIIEFCEKFLKNNTLIQYMMNIQNILTSKNNNLFSSTLNLFKNTDKDYIMRLFLVPPEEVYLELFYDCFMAQMKGFVVMEFSYYYLRLYGKGSFQNEINQLRKQNKKWYKEFSEVFLRFTQEFGHYQIWNATISNWEKQSQTYDAITRLLQGFIQNEEALHDDKSCWKTCESFTKVTFRSYKGTKCDRKGCKGEIYDCKFVSDVLKICPSNFNSLRRYETINEMGRNSLCPSNPCSINNYWSFLVKCDYCFCICDGADEFSDRYISLDPVFSDTTVNKVVTGIRLVKKNRIFFLKIQEGILGPYGVISNRNWVPVMYFKINQRNILKDVNYTTLTYDNRSLHLNTIILKDNLTVTGVKFVLRDGQIQLNVLGTKYDVRNGTLINNNGQWFSSDKSKEELILQSPDVPIHDIFTFGNNKSLLRLRTDNGNNFIKFTHTDIEKDLAQTTIPYIDIREVTSTNGLLQGVGLMHKGNKGFGGFIAPLLINTSPYKMVQQYFRDFEEE, from the exons atgacaaacaaTGCACTTCAATGTATAGTTAAAATTGGCACGAAAATtg gaaaatacaatattacacaaattatTGACAACATGGACGATGCAATGAAGGATAAATTAAGATTCGGCGACTTAAAACTCTACATACAGTATatagaaaaacaatacaatGTACTTCAAGAAAGAATTGAGGGATATGAAAACCAAAGATGTACAATAATAGAATTCTGcgaaaagtttttgaaaaacaatacTTTGATACAGTATATGATGAATAtccaaaacattttaacttcgaaaaataataaccttttttcttctacactgaatttgtttaaaaatacagac AAAGATTATATAATGAGATTATTTCTTGTCCCACCAGAAGAGGTTTACTTGGAACTATTCTACGATTGTTTTATGGCACAAATGAAAGGGTTTGTTGTAATGGAATTttcctattattatttaagattatatGGCAAAG GAAgttttcaaaatgaaattaatcaattaagaaaacaaaacaagaAATGGTATAAAGAATTTTCAGAGGTATTTCTAAGATTTACACAAGAATTTGGTCATTACCAAATATGGAATGCTACAATATCAAACTGGGAAAAACAAA GTCAAACATATGATGCTATCACTAGGTTATTACAAGGTTTCATACAAAATGAAGAAGCGTTACATGACGACAAGTCTTGTTGGAAAACATGTGAATCCTTTACAAAAGTGACGTTCCGATCATATAAGGGTACAAAGTGTGATAGAAAAGGATGTAAAGGCGAAATATATGATTGTAAATTCGTATCAgacgtattaaaaatatgtccaTCA aattttaattctttaagaagatatgaaacaataaatgaaatggGAAGAAATTCATTATGTCCCAGTAATCCGTGCTCAATAAACAACTACTGGAGTTTCTTAGTAAAATGTGATTATTGCTTTTGTATATGCGACGGAGCAGATGAATTTTCTGATAGATACATAAGTCTTGATCCAGTGTTTTCTGATACTACAGTCAATAA GGTAGTAACCGGAATTCGTTTGGTTAAGAAAAAccgtatattttttttgaaaattcaagAGGGAATATTAGGTCCTTATGGTGTCATTTCCAACAGAAATTGGGTTCctgtaatgtattttaaaataaatcaaagaaatattttgaaagatgTTAATTATACCACACTGACTTATGATAATAGATCTCTacatttaaacacaattatattaaaggataatttaacagttactg GGGTCAAGTTTGTACTCCGGGATGgccaaatacaattaaatgtgCTGGGTACAAAATACGATGTAAGGAATGGCAcactaataaataacaatggaCAATGGTTCAGTTCTGACAAAtctaa agaAGAACTTATTCTGCAATCACCTGATGTACCAATCCATGACATTTTCACATTCGGTAATAACAAATCCTTATTACGTTTAAGAACCGATAatggaaacaattttattaaatttactcacACTGATATTGAAAAAGATCTTGCCCAAACAACCATCCCTTACATAGATATTAGAGAAGTAACGTCTACTAATGGACTTCTTCAAGGCGTAGGATTGATGCACAAAGGAAACAAAGGATTTGGAGGGTTTATAGCACCACTACTTATAAACACTAGTCCATATAAAATGGTTCAGCAATATTTTAGAGATTTTGAGGAAGAATAG